Proteins encoded within one genomic window of Elusimicrobiota bacterium:
- a CDS encoding DUF2723 domain-containing protein: MIITFFVSFGIYLITSCPTVYSGDSGELTTACNVLGIAHPPGYPLYVLLGKIFTVVIPFGNIAYRINLMSTFFGALTCGVVYLILQKMVDGKRETVDGKPFTFYLLPSTAAFCLAFSNPLWSQSTIAEVYTLNAFFVALLIYLFLHPTPYTLHPAFLFGLGLGDHHTLVLLIPGIVYWIVKNMRYEIRDKSKKSSLISNLLSLICFFLLGFSVYLYLLLRSQQNPIADWDNPENLTNFFRVVFRTGYGGVLHLEEKGGFLSRPMSLFIQQILEFIRNFIKSFTIFGFLVGILGIFVNYKQAKKSFWFLVLVFSFVGPFFIFLANKPVDIYTRDLLEPFYIPSTLVFTIWLGSGIIFIVKKTRFSYLLILAILVFQLRTNFAENNLRNNFLSFDFGKNILNTVKNNSLLFLDKADESVFILAYQKIVENRKPLVKIYDCNASVFPNIYGDRYFWIKGKERTAVRLPVERKMILESKKNVYYHAGNLNYFADMKFSKTGLLYLLTEKLPPILVEDIYVLRQQNLRHRDKIIAYSFYVSIGDYYLETNRPNSANTMYEKANKIFTELK, from the coding sequence ATGATAATTACTTTTTTTGTCAGTTTTGGAATATATTTAATAACATCCTGTCCGACGGTATATTCAGGTGATAGCGGTGAACTTACAACTGCGTGTAATGTTTTAGGCATTGCTCATCCGCCTGGCTATCCGCTGTATGTTCTGTTAGGCAAAATTTTTACAGTAGTTATTCCGTTTGGTAATATCGCATACCGTATCAATTTGATGAGCACATTTTTTGGCGCTTTAACTTGTGGAGTTGTATATTTGATACTACAAAAAATGGTAGACGGTAAACGTGAGACGGTAGACGGAAAACCATTTACCTTTTACCTTTTACCTTCTACCGCTGCTTTTTGTCTGGCATTTTCAAATCCGCTCTGGTCGCAATCAACCATTGCAGAGGTTTATACTTTGAATGCTTTTTTTGTTGCATTGCTAATTTATCTTTTCCTACACCCTACACCCTACACCCTACACCCTGCCTTTCTATTCGGACTGGGGCTCGGTGACCACCATACACTTGTGCTTTTGATTCCCGGAATTGTGTATTGGATAGTAAAGAATATGAGATATGAGATAAGAGATAAGAGTAAGAAGTCATCTCTAATCTCTAATCTCTTATCTCTTATCTGCTTTTTTTTGCTGGGTTTTTCTGTATATCTCTACCTTCTACTTCGTTCGCAACAGAATCCAATTGCTGATTGGGACAACCCGGAAAATCTTACAAATTTTTTTAGAGTTGTGTTCAGAACCGGTTATGGTGGTGTTTTACATCTTGAAGAAAAAGGCGGGTTCTTGAGCCGACCGATGAGTTTATTCATTCAGCAAATATTGGAATTTATTAGAAACTTTATAAAATCATTCACAATTTTTGGTTTTCTTGTTGGTATTTTAGGAATTTTTGTGAATTACAAACAAGCTAAAAAATCTTTTTGGTTTTTAGTTCTTGTTTTTAGTTTTGTCGGTCCATTTTTTATATTTTTAGCAAATAAGCCCGTAGATATTTATACACGCGATTTGTTAGAACCATTTTATATTCCATCAACGCTTGTATTTACAATCTGGCTTGGTTCTGGCATAATTTTTATAGTTAAAAAAACCAGATTTAGTTATCTGCTTATATTGGCGATTTTGGTTTTTCAACTCCGAACAAATTTCGCTGAAAATAATTTAAGAAACAATTTTTTATCTTTTGATTTTGGAAAAAATATATTGAATACAGTAAAAAATAATTCATTGCTTTTTTTAGATAAAGCAGACGAGTCTGTTTTTATCCTCGCATACCAAAAAATCGTTGAAAACCGAAAACCATTGGTTAAGATTTACGATTGTAATGCAAGTGTTTTTCCGAATATTTACGGCGATAGATATTTTTGGATAAAGGGCAAAGAACGGACTGCGGTTCGGTTGCCGGTTGAGCGAAAAATGATTTTAGAAAGTAAGAAAAATGTATATTACCATGCTGGAAACCTAAATTATTTTGCAGATATGAAATTTTCTAAAACAGGGCTTTTATATTTGTTAACCGAAAAACTGCCGCCAATACTGGTTGAAGATATATATGTTTTGCGTCAGCAAAATCTCAGACATCGCGATAAAATTATTGCTTATTCGTTCTATGTATCCATCGGCGATTATTATCTTGAAACAAACCGACCGAATTCAGCAAATACAATGTATGAGAAAGCCAATAAAATCTTTACTGAATTAAAGTAA
- a CDS encoding DUF2723 domain-containing protein, which produces MFYFLILTIFGIFTYTAFPSVAVYRDAGEMASVCYTFGIAHPPGYPLYVLLGKIFTVIIPFGNIAYRINLMSTFFGALTCSIVYLIVRDKGTWDSETEGRRDAKNSVHLSLCASVVALSLAFSKIFWSVSLVAEMYTVNTFFITIIIYTMTKIRDTSYLLSHISYLNLSAFLFGLAMGNRIDIVLIAPGILYLIIRDGGTRDRGTEKRRDAKNSVPLSLCASVAAFLLGFSIYLFLPVRSKTQPVLDWNKPDNVQALVNTITRKTHGKTLDLISTRYSISDVLSSEINVYLKRTYKLFTVAGIPFMFLGFLDLYKKNRNFLLSTSLIYFIAGPVFIAIAKMPPNPHALAIMEPHYLISDLMLTIWFGYGIYYISAKFQKFILLFLIIPISLFVLNYRAQNMRFNFVAYDFARNVFRSLPENSIIISREDIQVFSQWYLQFVEKKRADIAVIAKGLAGSLWFQETLKKYKNTTVISLANPETFTQFYAMNKNRNIYFTNDVEDYEMLGTKFFSYPYWLVFNIKDKKISGYTGLDFGEIYIIRKLLKSELYPDFFSQKIVTQYADSLFRTGMFFMKQNKINDAITNFEKAILLKPDMPAVYFNLGWIYWNMNNFEKTEYYYKQSIKFYAKMHKDALAYKSFPEVVSSIISDWVIVHNNLGTVYEKQNKFNDAISEYQKAVQIKPDYADAHYNMAVAYWQLQNWRKVVEELEKVLQINPNHTEAQKYLFIARRNAGL; this is translated from the coding sequence ATGTTTTATTTTTTAATACTTACAATTTTTGGGATATTTACATATACTGCTTTTCCGTCGGTTGCTGTCTATCGTGATGCTGGCGAAATGGCATCCGTCTGTTACACTTTTGGTATCGCTCATCCGCCTGGCTATCCGCTGTATGTCTTGTTAGGCAAAATTTTTACAGTAATTATTCCGTTTGGTAATATCGCATACCGTATCAATTTGATGAGCACATTTTTTGGCGCTTTAACCTGTTCTATTGTGTATCTGATAGTTAGGGACAAAGGGACGTGGGACAGCGAGACAGAGGGACGGCGAGACGCAAAAAACTCTGTGCATCTGTCCCTCTGTGCCTCCGTGGTTGCTTTATCCCTGGCTTTTTCTAAGATATTCTGGTCTGTTTCACTTGTTGCAGAAATGTATACTGTAAATACATTCTTTATTACAATAATAATCTACACAATGACAAAGATACGAGATACTTCATATCTCCTATCTCATATCTCATATCTGAATTTATCTGCTTTTCTATTCGGACTGGCTATGGGAAATCGTATTGATATTGTCTTGATTGCACCGGGAATTTTGTATCTGATAATCAGGGACGGAGGGACGAGGGACAGAGGGACGGAGAAACGGAGGGACGCAAAAAACTCTGTGCCTCTGTCACTCTGTGCCTCTGTGGCTGCCTTTCTTCTTGGTTTTTCTATCTACCTTTTTCTGCCTGTCAGGTCAAAAACACAGCCAGTGCTCGACTGGAACAAACCAGATAATGTTCAGGCACTGGTTAATACAATCACCAGAAAAACACATGGCAAAACACTTGACTTAATTTCAACAAGATATTCAATCAGTGATGTTTTATCGTCTGAAATAAATGTTTATCTCAAAAGAACCTATAAACTATTTACAGTAGCAGGTATTCCATTTATGTTTTTAGGATTTTTAGATTTGTACAAAAAAAACAGAAATTTTTTGCTCTCAACATCTCTGATTTATTTTATTGCAGGACCTGTTTTTATAGCAATCGCAAAAATGCCACCTAATCCACATGCACTTGCGATTATGGAACCGCATTATCTAATTTCTGATTTGATGCTTACGATTTGGTTTGGTTATGGGATATATTACATTTCAGCAAAATTCCAAAAATTTATATTATTATTTTTAATAATCCCAATTAGTTTGTTTGTATTAAATTATCGGGCTCAAAATATGCGGTTCAATTTTGTTGCCTATGATTTTGCAAGAAATGTATTCCGGTCGCTGCCTGAAAATTCAATAATTATCTCCCGTGAAGATATTCAGGTTTTTTCTCAATGGTATTTACAGTTTGTAGAAAAAAAACGGGCTGATATTGCCGTTATCGCAAAAGGACTCGCAGGTAGTTTATGGTTTCAGGAGACACTAAAAAAATATAAAAATACAACTGTTATATCACTGGCTAATCCTGAAACATTCACGCAATTTTATGCAATGAACAAAAACAGAAACATTTATTTTACAAATGATGTTGAAGATTACGAGATGCTTGGTACCAAATTTTTTAGTTATCCCTACTGGCTGGTATTTAATATCAAGGACAAAAAAATATCTGGATATACAGGGCTTGATTTTGGCGAGATTTATATCATAAGAAAACTTTTAAAATCTGAACTATATCCAGATTTCTTTTCGCAAAAAATTGTTACACAATATGCCGATTCGCTTTTTAGAACCGGTATGTTTTTTATGAAACAAAATAAAATTAATGATGCGATAACCAATTTTGAAAAAGCGATTCTGCTGAAACCTGATATGCCTGCTGTATATTTCAATCTCGGCTGGATTTACTGGAATATGAATAATTTTGAGAAAACAGAGTACTATTATAAACAGTCAATAAAGTTTTATGCCAAAATGCATAAAGATGCATTAGCGTATAAATCATTTCCGGAAGTTGTTTCGTCAATAATTTCCGACTGGGTTATTGTTCATAATAATCTCGGTACAGTTTATGAAAAACAAAATAAATTCAATGATGCAATCTCAGAATATCAAAAAGCAGTTCAGATTAAACCCGATTATGCAGATGCACATTACAATATGGCAGTTGCATACTGGCAATTACAAAACTGGCGAAAAGTTGTTGAAGAACTTGAAAAAGTATTACAAATAAATCCAAATCATACTGAAGCCCAAAAATATCTGTTTATAGCACGCAGAAACGCAGGATTATGA